The Solanum dulcamara chromosome 2, daSolDulc1.2, whole genome shotgun sequence region ttatattattacaacaaaaattatctttaacAGCAATACTTTAATTGcagttaaatatatattttttagagaCGATTAGTACTCTCTGTAAATGTCCCTTAAAGCCTACAACGATATTGAATTTAATGACCATTAACTAATATCGATAAATATTTTagcattttttattaatatatatacttattgtCAATTAAAACTAATTTTTGTTGTAGTGTATTCGGATAAAATACGTTCAATTTAAAGTAGTTTGACAATATTTTTACGTACTAAATTAAttccaaaaaaacaaaaaaaaactatgatGTACATCatgggtgggggtgggggggatGGGGGGCTGTTCTCTTTAAATTTAGATTTTGTGATTTATTATTAGTGgggaaaataatgaaaatatttgagTTGGTCATCAACTATATTTGGTCTTGCTCTTGGTCTTGGTCATGGTGGTGAGGGATTCAATTTATGAACTTAGAATATtataaaaacaattatttttgtGGGGTCTATGattctataaaaataattactttttgtgGGGTCCTAAACCACGCACCCCCATGAAGGATAATCAAAGACTCAAATCAAAGATGAATCTTTAATCCActaaagaagaaacaagattgGACAATTCATAATGACTTTTTAGGCCAACTTAATTAAATTTCATTAATTGTTTACCTTGTGACAACTGACTAACTATGTTTTCTTTCATACTAATAGCTTATTTAGATTGACTTATTTTGAAGCACTTTGTAaattgaaaactgcttataaattttaaaaaatgtagttgcaggccaacttttttttgacttataagttgaaaattataaaatgcttaaaataagttcattcaaataaactcaattatttattagggcttattttaagcacaaaataactttaagttggccagtcaaacactcaaaaaaactaaaaacagcttataagccaattcaaacTGCCTCTAAATTCCCACTTcacaaaacaaaagaaactTTAAACTATATAACATactataataaaaagaaatatttagaaGTAATAGATTTTCTTTCTAACGATAATATTTATCGtcgtaaatatatttaataacaaTTAAGTTAATGTTATTGTATTCATAATCACTAAAGTACAGCAATAACCAAGTGAAATTTCATAACTTAGGGTCTgaggaggataaagtgtacgcagaccttattccTACCAAGgcaggacggctgtttccgaaagatcctcggctcagtaaaagcataaaaatgGTCAGATAAagataagaagttcaaagcgatatggctAAATACTTTAGTGATTATGGATCCATAATCACTAAAGTATTTAgtgatatttatataaaatgttgattataaatatttatattatattattatcattaaatataatataataataattatattattaccGTAAAAAcctttgtttgtttgttgtagCGTCATAAGACTTAAAATCCCCACCATATTatgatttttcatcaaaagattgtttttcttttgactcctatatatattattattattattattattattatgaaccCTACATTTTCTAATTTCTAGGTGGGGGCATATAGCTTTTGACTTGGTTCACTAAGTGGGCATGTCGGCTGAAGAATTGGAGATTTTAATTTCACCAAATAGTTTGCTCGCACTCAATGTTTACATTGAACTGaataattagttaaaattatttaatcatAATTAGGTGATAAATATTAAGTGTGAATAAGATTTTATTGTTAACACACTATAGGTTAAGGGCGAAAATAATATTTCCACAATCaggttatttattaaaatagtagtaataggtATACTTCTGAGATtcttatcttttcttttatatattgcGTTGTTTGACTGGCTATAaagtttaaaaaagaaagacttttgacaCATATCAAAAGCAAATtttatgatcttgaacttgttaTGCCATTTTTGTGGCCATAACATGTCAAAAGTCTCAAATCGTTCATAGTTATCGTGGATTGACTCACAGTAACGAGGCTAGTCTTCCCCCTCCCCGTGAATGGAGAAACAGTGTGGGGGGAGGAGGAGGAGGGGGATCCTCAACTACTATGCCTCAATCCCAAACGAGAAAGAAAAGGTTAACAATACAAAAGGGCAAAAACAATAACTAGATGATTGACTGTATAGAATGTCTTATGCATTTAACAAtagtacttgttcttaatagctgcaaaacaaaaaacaaagcTATGAAGCTATAAATTTTCAGCTCACTATCTTTTCTTGTACTGAACAGCAAGAATTTGTAACAAAACAATCATGTATAAAACACTTGAGCAATATTGTTGAAGCACCAACTTCCTCACGATGATTCAACGAATCAAACATTTACACTTCTGAAGAGATGGTCTTGTAAAATGAGTTGATCTGTGGACTGCAATAAAACTTGCCACCATGCTGTATTGTATGATCTAATATCACTATGTATGAATTTCTGTACGTCCTAATTAACACGACTAATCTGTGTACAACGATCCCAGTATGAACATGTGAATCTCAGCCCAGCTAGAAACGGTATAGAGAACACCAGAGAGTCTGTTCCAACTAGTTGAGTCTTTCTCAGTAAAAGTCTTCTGTTTCTCAACAATGCCACGGTACAGCGGAATGAAAGAAACACCAAAATGATTCCCAACTCTCATTAGACTTGGACTTGGATTAAACACAATGCCAATATCTGCTTGTAGCAAGCAAAGCAAATCACTCATGGTATCCCCAATGTGAACAATCAGATTCTTTTTGTCATTGCTGTAGTTGTTTAAAACTTTACTGAAGGTTTGAACCTTGTCAAAGGGGCATTCAACTTTCTTAACAATTACACCAGTGGAAACATTTTCTTCAAATATTAACTCATTCGCGTGCACATTCACAACATCCAAACCCCCTATTCAAAACAaggcaagaaaaggaaagattTTTAGTTACAAGGTATGGTGCTCGGACTCTCTAAAAATGTTGTCGCAACCATGTACGATCCGACACACACCATCAACATTATTAAGTGTCCGAGCAACTTTACCAGAATACTACGTTATCTAACCAAAATATAATCAAAGGTCATATATGATTCGACAAAATACATTTTTCACTAGTTCTAATCTGCAAGAAAGTACCTGATGAAAAGGCAGACCTTATAAGGTCACTGCACCAACAACAAGAGAGGACATGAATGTCTGCATTCAACTGTTCATTTTTTATTATGCTCTGGAAGAAGTTTTTACAACCATCCTGAATAATCATCAGCTCCCCAGCTCTCTTTATGTCTTCAAGTTTCAGACCTCTCAGTACTCCAGATTCACTCACCCTTGTATTAGCTCTTTTCTCAAAATCTGAAAGCTGCTCAAGTGCTTTATGCAGCCTTTCATAATCAAGTTTTTCAGCTGTGAAGTAGGAATAAACTCTTCGATATCAAATTCATTTCATCTGGACTGACAATATCCGACAATTGGAAGGCTGAACAACAGCAAAAAATAACAAGAATGAATGTTTACCTTTTTCAAAAGTGAGCAACAGTGTGTCTATGCATTGCTCATATTCATCGGTATAGTCCTTACAGATATCGTCCCATGTACTTTTAAGATCATCTGACAACAGTCGAACAAGTTGATTCTCTGGTTGATCTTCACCAGATTTTGGTGCTGATACAATTGTCATTTCTGCCAATATGGCTGAAGAATCAATAACCGTGCATGTCAAATCAAACTTAAAGAATATCACAAGCCGTTCTTCATCAAGATTGTGCTCTCTTGATATAGGGATGACAGATTTCTGATCAAGTGGCTGCGCTAACAAGAACCCCAATTCAATTTTCATTGCTTGATGATAAAGCTTCTCAATGATGCTGAGCTCGTTGCCTGTCAAAGTGATGCTTAGTTTGTCCAACAAGTTCTCATTTTTCTTAACCAATTCCTGTGTTCAAAAAACAAAAGTGAGCCAGTGCAGTAAAAGTGTGTCACATTATGTTAAATCTTAAAAACCAGCTGAATTCAGCAGTATGACAAACAAGGTACAGACAAGCCACGAACCTCCAAACTTTCAGAAGCATAAGCTCGAATGGTTGTCTTATATAGATGAGTTGTATTCCCCTGAAGAAACATTAGAAGCTCCTTACCAAGGTAGGCATAAAGTCTAAGGCAAGGAATCATAGCACCAAGGATATAAGCTGGCAACTTAGTTCTCTCAAACGGTGTTTCAAATGTAGCAGGGTTTACTCCTTCAATCCTTCCTGAGGCTGTAGCCTTtaagaactctgtcaacttgaCTGTTCTGGGATTGAGAGTGCACTTATCGCCAATATGAGCGTCCCACTCCTAAAAGTGATTTGtgatttatgaaagaaatgggAAATTTAAAGGTTACTAATAAGAAATACTTTGATACATAGCACTTCAAATGCAATATCATAAGAAAAAGAGATAATGATCAAAAACACACTTGAAATATCACGTTTTTGCGAGTTTTCTACCCGAACTATCATGTGTTCGTTTTTCCTATCAGAACTATCACCAATAATTCAGTCCTATACCCATTGTTGACCCCTAGTTTAAGCTCgtcttttcttcttcctctcttaTAATCATCCTCACTTATTTCCACTATATTTTTTCCGGATTCTTCGACAATTTTACTTATATGCTCCTCAAGACATCTTATGTGCCCAGTAAGCCCTCTTCTTAGAGCACATCCCCTAAATGGACTACAATATGCCATCCATTTGACCGTGTTGTGTGCAATTGCTTATAGGTTTTTCTAGGCATTTAAGCTTTGCATGTCAAGAGTATTAGTTAGACTAGATACAAAAACTATGAAATTCTAGAGAAACATCTAAAATATTTTGTAAGTAGAATACCTATCCAACTGCAAAAATTTCCCCGTGGAGAGGAAGCAAATACAAAGATGtactaaattatatttaataagcAGAAAGTAAGCAATGATAAACAAGTGTTTGATGAGAAACTAGAACTAAAGGTGAACAAGAGAAAGAACAtatatctcactttaagaaACGCATCTTCCATCTTGAATTCTCTAATGGAAATCATCCGCATTTCACGAAGGGCCAACTttgcatcatcatcatcagtACACTTTTCTGCAGCTTCATACCTGCAACACATTTTGGTGTTTTTTAACTTTCCATGAACTTCATAAACagaataaaaatatcaaacaacTTATACATAGGTAAAACAAGTTCATTCACAACCAAAAACTCAACCATTTATCCTAATTCCTACATTTATTAGCACCAATACAGAGTACCAAAACCAACTAGACCCCAAAAATCCTGCATCATCTTATGACAAGATATCTTTTCCAATGATGAATTTCCAAGATTTTCTAAAAGAGATCCCAAAAACCAATAATCTTCCCCCCATAAGTAACCATTCGACACTCGGGAAAAAAATGATGGCAGAACATAATTTGATTAGTTCTTGCATATTCTCATTGGAAACGAAACCAACCAATCATGTCTCAATCCTAAAATTAGTTAGCATCAACTTTAGAACTCCTCTAAATTCATCCTGATCTCACTAAGTCCATTGCATTTCGATACTAAATAATTTCATTCTGCTCTATTATGTCATAAATTAGCAGCAAACACCATTGCATGGATggttatacaacaacaacagcatTAAAGATTAAGGGTTGAAAAACAAGAACACCCTCTGCTCAAAGCATTTCCCACTTCAACTAACATTTCACTATTTTGATTCAAGAAGAACAGCAACTTAACTTACTATATCTGCAGTTACCAAAAATGGAAACTCTAAAAAAAAGAATCAATCCAAACCAATTCAGCTCCAAAGTTACTCAATAATCGAAAAATGGCAAAACAAATTGGGAGTAAAATCTTTCTAAACAAGAACTAGAAGACTACTCACTCAATTATCAAGATTCAAACTGAAAAAACTTTAACTAACATTTCAAGAAATGTATATCTTTCCCACCATTTTCATTCAAGAATAATAGCAACTTAACTACTTTATCTGCAGTTACCGAAAATGGAACTCTAAAAAACGAATCAACCCAACCCAATTCAGCTCCAAAGTTAATAACTGAAAAATGGCAGAACTAATTGGGAGTAAAATCTTTCTAAACTTAACTAACATTACAAGAAATGTATATCATTCCATCATTTTCATTCAAGAATAATAACAACTTAAATACTTAATCTGCAGTTAACGAAAATGGTCAAAAAGAACGAAGAGTTAATAGtaaaaaacacacctaaactatcacaTTTTCTCAACTATCCACAATTCCATTTTCGCGCCTATTGTCGATTGAAAACAAATATTTGGAAAACTCAGTATCGATGTATGTTTTTGATCATTAACTCAAAAACGAATGAACCCAACTCAAGTTACTACtcaataaatgaaaaaatgacaaaaacaaAAATTCTTACGCTTTAGCAAATGCTTTTTGGTAGTAAGGATCTTGAGCTATGAAATTCATGAATGTGCCAATTTTTAGATTCCCCGAAGCTAAACAAACAATAAACGGAGTCAAAAGACCAAGACTTGACACTTTCTTGAACTTGTACCAACATTTTCTTGATATATACATTGCTTCCTCTCTGGGTATATTCTTATCTTCCTCCATTGTTGAAACAATGCAGAAAAATGGTTCTTGGACGAAAAAATGgaagttcttgaaatttttgattCTACTGTACTAAGTATTCTTTTTGGAATTTGGAGAATTGatgtactatatatatatagtaaggGGGAGGGTGATAGTGACTTGGGtggaaaaaaaaatgacaaaaaggtGGGTGGATTTaggagtaaaaaaaaaaaaaagaaattccgtctcaaaataagtattttttttcttatctcgagaattaatttaactaattttgaagttataataaaaacattatatgaaaaatattagaTGTTGTAAATTTCTTTAatgttaatatgatgaaaaagtacGATTTAAAATGCTCGTTAAAGTTTACATAGTTTGAATTTCGAAAAGTGAAAAGCGATGAAAAAATTAACAGAGGTATTTTAGTACACACgagaaaattatgtaatttctttcaatttgatatTGGTGATAGTCAGAATGTGTGTGAGCTGATCTGTATTGTCAGAATGTGTGTGAGCtgatctgtatatcattttatgtCAGTATTGAATGAAACTGTTGTGAATGAAAAACGTGAACAAGATTCAAATTTTAGTAGAAAGGAAAAATGTTATGTTGTATCTTTGAATCATTCTAGATATTGACGATACTCGAAATGTGTGTAAGTTGATTTGTGTATGGCTTTATGGCAATAGTCGAATGACACTCATTGTGAATGAAAAACGTGTATTAGGTTCAAATTTTAGTAGAAACGAGAAAGTTAAgctatttttttcaatttgaataTGCGTAGGGATTGATGATAGTCACAATGTGTGTAAGATGATCTGTATAACACGACAATTTCAAATGAAACCAGCTGTGAATGAAAAATGTGATCAAGCTTCAGATTTTAGTAAAAACAACACAAAATACATTATTTCTTTCAATTTAAAATTGTCT contains the following coding sequences:
- the LOC129879011 gene encoding bifunctional TH2 protein, mitochondrial-like is translated as MEEDKNIPREEAMYISRKCWYKFKKVSSLGLLTPFIVCLASGNLKIGTFMNFIAQDPYYQKAFAKAYEAAEKCTDDDDAKLALREMRMISIREFKMEDAFLKEWDAHIGDKCTLNPRTVKLTEFLKATASGRIEGVNPATFETPFERTKLPAYILGAMIPCLRLYAYLGKELLMFLQGNTTHLYKTTIRAYASESLEELVKKNENLLDKLSITLTGNELSIIEKLYHQAMKIELGFLLAQPLDQKSVIPISREHNLDEERLVIFFKFDLTCTVIDSSAILAEMTIVSAPKSGEDQPENQLVRLLSDDLKSTWDDICKDYTDEYEQCIDTLLLTFEKAEKLDYERLHKALEQLSDFEKRANTRVSESGVLRGLKLEDIKRAGELMIIQDGCKNFFQSIIKNEQLNADIHVLSCCWCSDLIRSAFSSGGLDVVNVHANELIFEENVSTGVIVKKVECPFDKVQTFSKVLNNYSNDKKNLIVHIGDTMSDLLCLLQADIGIVFNPSPSLMRVGNHFGVSFIPLYRGIVEKQKTFTEKDSTSWNRLSGVLYTVSSWAEIHMFILGSLYTD